The following proteins are encoded in a genomic region of Arthrobacter jiangjiafuii:
- a CDS encoding RHS repeat domain-containing protein yields the protein MVITGHTGDDGLTVEHELGFNRRDQLVSRSRGNQGLSWSYDADGNRTGFTDAQGTTTTYARDAVGRVKAVRNPRFGEAVFTHPVHLP from the coding sequence ATGGTCATCACCGGCCACACCGGGGACGACGGACTGACGGTCGAGCACGAACTCGGTTTCAACCGGCGCGACCAGCTGGTCTCCCGCTCCCGGGGCAACCAGGGACTGTCCTGGTCCTATGACGCCGATGGGAACCGCACCGGCTTCACCGATGCCCAAGGAACCACCACCACTTACGCCCGCGACGCCGTCGGGCGGGTCAAGGCGGTGCGCAATCCCCGGTTTGGGGAGGCTGTGTTCACGCACCCGGTGCATCTGCCTTAA